The following DNA comes from Halorhabdus tiamatea SARL4B.
CGGGAACACATTTTACGCAGGAAGACGTGGACGAGAATATGACTGAAGACAAAGACGAAGAGCGACGGTCGGGCGGGCAGCCACGGAGCAAGGTTGCCCGGGTCATCGATAGCTATGATCTCGGCATTGGAGACGAACTAGAACGGCGATGGCTCGCTACCGACGAGAGGGGCATGAGTCTGCGCGAATTGGCGACCTACGTCAATCGGGAAATTCTGGAGGCGGCGATCGAACAGAGTGAGAGGAGTGTGCTCGACGTCGACGTCGAGAGCGTCTACGAGCGGTTGACCAGTGACGACGTGAGCGAAGGTGTCCGGACGCGCAGCAGACGTCGCCTCGAGAGAAACGGGGTGGACGTCGAGGCAGTCACGAGCGACTTCGTGACCCACCAGGCAGTACATACGTATCTGCGGAAATACCGGGATGTCGAACAGCCGGAACAGACAGACGACCAGCGTCGCGAGTCCGCGATCGAGCGGATTCAGAAACTCCAGGACCGCTCGGCTGCGGTTACCCAGGACACAGTCGAAGGGTTACAACGGGTGGACATCGTCCCCGACGGTGACGTCGACGTCGTCGTCGATATTCAGGTCATCTATACGGACTCGGGCGAGCAATACAATGTCTTCGATCTCATCGAGGGATCGCCGACGTAACACGTTCCAAAACAATTATATGAACAGGAAAACGCACATCAAGTATGGCTTCGAAACAACAAGCAGAGGCTGAGGCGACTGTCTCAGTGCGTAACATCGGGGGCATCGACGAAACGACAGTCGAGTTACAACCGGGAGTAACTGTGCTTGCCGGCCGGAACGCGACGAATCGGACGTCCTTCTTGCAGGCGATCATGGCCGGACTCGGGAGTCGAGACGTCGCGATGAAACGGGACGCCGAGAGCGCGGCGGTGACGTTGTCGATCGGCGGCCAGACTTACCAGCGGCAGTTGCGCCGGCGTGCTGACCACATTGAGTTCGACGGCGACCCATATCTCGAGGATCCCGAACTCGCAGACCTCTTTGCCTTCCTGCTCGCCTCCAACGAGGCACGTCAGGCGGTAACGACCGAACAGAATCTCCGGGACGTCATCATGCGACCGGTCGACCTCGAGGAGATCAAAACGGAAATATCCCGACTCGAATCCGAGAAGAGTGACATCGACGAGGAGAGAGAGGCCATCGAAGCACGGAAGCAGACGCTCCCAGAACTCGAAGCCGAGAAGGCACGACTAGAAGACGAGATCGAGGAGACCCAGGAGGCCCTCACGGCGAAGGAGGCGGAGATCGACGCGGCAGACGCGGACGTCCAGACCCAGCGAACGGAACAGCAGCAGCTCGAAGCGAAACTCGACGAATTGCGGGAGGCGCGCAACACCCTCGAAGACGTCCGATACGATCTGGACACCGAACGCGAGAGCGTCGAGTCCCTCAAACAGGATCGCGCGACGATTGAAGCGGAACTCGAGGCTCTGCCGGAGACACCGGACGACGAAATCGATCGCCTCGATGCCGATATCAGTCAGTTGCGCGAACAGCGCCGACGGCTGGACAGCGAGATCAACTCCTTGCAGAGTACCGTCCGGTTCAACGAAGAGATGCTCGACGGCGAGCGGACGGACGTCTACAAGGCGATGACCGAGGACGGACACACCACCGAGGACCTCCTCACCGACAACGTGGTCTGCTGGACGTGTGGGTCGACGGTCCCTCGTGAACAGATCGAGGCGACCCTTGCGGAGCTGCGGAATCTCAGAGAAGACAAACTCGAAACGAAACGGGAACTCGCCGACGAACTCGACGACCTGAAAGCAGAGAAGGAACGGCTGGAGGGACAACGGACACAGCGAAGCGAATACGAACGCCAACTCTCGGCGATCGAAGACGAGTTGGCCCAGCGGGAAGACCGAATCGAAGCGTTACAGGAGCGTCGCACCGAGATGGAAACAGCAGTCAAAGAGCTGCAGGCAGCCGTCGAGGACCGCGAGTCCGAGCAGTTCGACGAGATTCTCGAACTCCATCAGGAGGCCAACGAGCTCGAGTACGAACTCGGCCGCCTGGAGACGGACCTCGAAGACGTCGAAGACGACATCGAGGCGATCGAGTCCCGGATCGACGAACAGTCCGAGCTGGAAGCCGAACGCGAGCGCATCGCCGACGAACTCATCGACCTCCGAACGCGGGTCGAAACACTCGAGAAAGACGCCGTCGAGGCGTTCAACGACCACATGGAGACGGTGCTGGGCGTCCTCGAATACGACAACTTAGATCGGATCTGGATCGAGCGAGCCCAACGAGAAGTAAAAGAGGGACGCCAGAAAGCGATCAGGACGTTCTTCGAATTGCACGTCGTCCGGTCGACGCCCTCGGGGACGACCTACGAGGACACGGTCGACCACTTGAGCGAGTCCGAGCGCGAAGTGACCGGACTGGTGTTCGCGCTGGCCGGGTATCTGGTCCACGAAGTCTACGAGACCGTGCCGTTCATGCTGCTGGATTCCCTGGAAGCGATCGACTCCGCCCGGATCGCCGATCTCGTCGAGTACTTCGGCGAGTTCGCCGACTACCTCGTCGTCGCCTTGCTTGAGGAAGACGCCGACGCCGTCGAGGGTGACCACACCCGGATCGAGTCGATATAGGGGCGTGCGACAGGAGGCACGTTCGAGCCGAGAGAATACAACAATGTTGGACGGCTCACGAGAGCGCTGTCAGTCACGACCCAGCGTTCTGATGCCCAAGATACAACAGGAGATCCGCTCCACACCGAGAAGCAGCCAAATCCTCGTGTGCTGGACAGCCGAACCGAGTCACACAATATTGGACTCCAGACGATTCATACTGCCGGCTGTAACAGACTGACGGAATTCGCCACCCCGGTGTGGCGAATATCGTTACGAACGTACAGCCGGCAGTATCAAGAGGCGAAACAGCCCACGGGCAGAGGGAGTTCAGTGAGCATACGCATCGTTGCGGCATTGACGCTGTGAAGTCAGTGCCATCCAGGTATATTGGACAAGAAGCCCCACAGCAGCTCCGACTGTAACAGAGCGCTACCGCCCGAGAAGACGGCAACTCTACGTTCCGGTCGGGACATCGTGCGTCCAAGATCGTTGCAATCCCAGCCACCGATCGTGACGAGTATACAGACGGCGTCCACGGACAGCCTGGCGAGAATGAAACCGGTCCTGTGGTCCTGGTTCGATCTGGGACACGGTCCGTCTTCTCGGCGTCCTCGACCGAGCTGATCCAAAGCGCGCCGCACCGTCCAGGCCAGAAGAACGCGGTCTTTTTTATCGCTCGAACCACTCGCTTCGGGCATGAAACGTGCAGCTGTTCAGAGTGGAAACCGAACTGCGACCGGACACGGACCGGGTGAGTGATGGATGGCGTCGATCGTCACCGTCGGTAGCGCTGTCATCGATCGGGTCTACGTCCTCTCGAACCTTCCGGAACCGGACGGGGGAGCGTTCGTCACGGACTACGAGGAACGCGCCGGTGGCGTCGCCGCGAACGTTGCCTGTGCCCTTGGGGCGCTCGAGCACGAGACGGCCGTACTCTCGCGGGTCGGGCACGACGACGCGGCCGAGTTGATCGTCGACTCCCTCCAAGGATACGGCGTCGACGTCAGCGCCATCCAGCGCGGGAGCGCTGATTCCTCGTATACACTCGTCCTCCGCGGGCCGGACGGCAATCGGATGATCGTCGCCGGCGGCGACAGCGTCCCGGAGTTGCGACTCGGCGAGCGTGATCGAGATCGCCTGCAGGCTGCAGACGGCGTGTTTACGAGCGCCTACGCACCGGATCGCGTCGTCAGCGAACTCGTCGAGTTACGTCGCGCGGGCGACATAGCGAGGCTCGTCTTCGACCTTTCTGGGCCCCTTTCGGAACTTGAAGGACGCGGAACGGCTCCGGAGACGATCGACGCGCTTGCTGGGACTGCCGACCTGTTCATCACCAACGAGGTCGCCGCTCGATCGTATCTCGAGCGCGCGCCCGAAGACGCTGCGCGGCGACTCAACGAAGCCGGAGCAGCCCGCGTCGCCGTCACGGCTGGGTCAGACGGCGCGTACCTCGCCGAGAGCGGGACCGATCCGATCCACGTCCCGGCGGTCGGGCGTGACGTGGTCGATACGACCGGCGCTGGCGACCAGTTCACGGCCGCACTGACTCACGCCTGGGTACTCGACGGACAGTCACCGGCCGAGGCAGGACGGACGGCTGCGACGGCAGCGGCCCAAAACTGTACGGCAGCCGGCCCACGAGGGGCACTCGCGACGCCGGCCGATCTACGCGGCGATCGCTAATCCGCTCTCGCCGCCGCGACGAGTTCGCGAGCGCGGTCTTCGTCGACAGGCGCGGTCGTCTCGCCGCTTTCTTTCAAGTCCGTTCCGACGATGACGCCGTCCGCGACGTCGAGCGTCTCCGCGACCGTGTCTCGTCGGACACCGCTGCCGACGAATACCGGGACATCGCGATCGAGGTCGTCGCGGGCGTCGACGACAGCCTCGAGATGATCGCGATCGGTTTCGTGACCAGTTCCGGCCCCACTGGCGACGACCCCGTCGGCGTGGCCCCGCTCGACCAGTTCGGCAACTTCCTCGGGCAGCGGGCGCTCTGCAAGTGGTGCGGAGTGTTTCACGTCGACGTCGGCCAGGATCGAGACGTCGGCCTCAAGGCGATCACGGAGGCGGATCGTCTCCGGAGCGTTCCCGGTCACGACGCCCTGATCGGTCAGGCGCGCGCTGGTGTGGACGTTGATCCGCACGAGTGAGGCTTCCGCAGCCGCGGCGATCGACAATGCAGCCTCGGCGTCGTTTCGGAGGACGTTGACACCGATCGGCAGGTCCGTCTCCCGACGGAGGTCGCTGACGTAAGAGGTCATCGACGCGACGACGTGTTTCGGTACGTCCTCGGCATAGAACGGCGCGTCCCCGAAGTTCTCGATCATCAACCCGTCGACGCCCGCGGCCTCGAGTCGGCGAGCGTCTCGGAGCATCGCGTCCCGGATAGCTTCACGATCCCCGTCGAAGCCGGGCGCGCCGGGAAGCGCCTGGAGGTGGATCATCCCGAACACCGACCGGTCGGCGTCGATGCCACCCGTCATTGTCGGTCCTCCCGAAAATTTCGAAAGTCGAAACTCACAACACAGTTTGTGATGCATTGCATACCTATGTAGTCATGGGGGCAGGCTAAATCATTTTCGCAAGCGTGTCCCGAGAAGCGTACACGTGTCAGTGTGTCGTTCGCGTACTCCTCGACGCTGACTTTCGGAGATGAGCGTGGCGGTCTGTTCTGGCCGGTGGCCGAGACAGGGTTACTCGTACCGGACGAACGTCACCGGGCACGGCGCGTCGAGTAAGACTGCCTGGGCGACACTGCCGAAGATGACCTTGTCGGTCGGCGAGCGTCGCCGGCCACTCAGAACGACTCTATCGGCTTCGACATCTTCGGCGAGTGCGAGCAACCCCTCGCTTGGATCGCCCGCAGCACCGCGGGTTGTGTACGCAACATCGGCGTCGGCAAGCTTGTCGGTGACCTGCTGGATCGTCTCGTTGTTCGCAAGGACGTCGTCAACGTCGTCACTGTCGAGGACTTCGGTGTACTCGTCGTTCGAGAGGAGGTGTGGTTGCCTGCCGGGCGTCGGGAACGACGGGTACTCCTCGAGGTCGTCCGAGAGGACGTGCCCAACGACGACTTCGGCGTCGAGGGGTTCCGCGATCTCTAAAACGGCGTCCATCAACTGTTCGGTCCGGTCGTCGTCGTGCTCCCTGACGGCAAGCAGGATCGTCTCCAGTGCCATAGTAGCGGCATCTAACGCATAATATAAAAATGCTATGCTGTTCTATACAAAATAGCGTATAATAGTCTAAAGACAATCGTCACTGTCCAACAGACGAATCGAGCGGCCGTCGGGGTCGAGAACGCCGACTGACAGTGCTCAGTCCTGGCGACGTTGCTCGCTGTAGAAATTCCGGAGAACGTGGAAGGCCTGTTTCTTCCGGCCGTGCTGGTCGAGGACCCCCTTTCGATTGTACCCGCGCTGGTACTCGTTCTGGCGGTACGGAGCCCGGAAGTCGAACAGGATCCACGGGGCCATCCCCGAGAGCTGGTCGTTGTCCGCGACGGCGGCTGTCTGCCCGCGGTAGATGTCAGCCTGGAACTCCTCGGTCCAGCGCTCGTCCGCGTCGCCGTGCTTGCCCCACTTCGCGCCGCCGCCCGTCTCCGAGATGAGTACCGGCGTTCCGTCGGGTTCTTCCTGGAAGTGCTGCATGTCGTCGTTCTCGCCGTAATACCAGCCGTAGTACTCGTTGATCCCGACGACGTCTAGGTCCGCCTCGAGCGGATCCTGGATCTCGATGCCGTCATCGGTCTCGTCGGCGAAGCAGGCCGCAGTCACGAGCCGGGTATCGTCGAGTCCACGGACGTACTCGACCATCTCCGAGAGGACCTTGTTTCGGGTCTCGTCCTCGTGGTCGGTCTCGTTGGCGATCGACCACAGCGCGACCGACGCGCGGTTCCAGTCACGCTGGATGAGTTCCCGAAGTTGCTGGCGATAGAGGTCCTGGACCGCCTCGTCGCCGAACTCGATGTCCCAGTAGGCCGGCACCTCTTCCCAGAGGAGAATCCCCTCCTCGTCGGCCTTGCGGGCCATCTCTTCGGTGTGGGGGTAGTGGGCGAGTCGAGCGTAGTTACAGCCCAATTCGGTGATCCACTCGAAGCGTTCCTCGACGTCCTCGATGTCGAGCGCGCGCCCCTTCCCGGCCGATTCCTCGTGGAGTGCGATCCCGCGAAGCCAGATCGGTTCGCCGTTCAGGAAAATGTCGCTCCCGTCGACCTCGACCTCGCGGAACCCGACCTCGTCCGAGACGCTGTCCGCGCCCGCCGTGACTGCAACCGTGTACAGCCGGGGATCTTCGGGGCTCCAGAGCGAGACCTCCTCGCGCGAAAGGACCGCTTCGCCGGTGAACGCCTCGTCGCTCGCCGTGCGAGTCAACTCGAGTTCCTGATCGAGTTCGGGTACAGACGCGTCGACGGTCGTCCCGTCGTCAGCACCGTCGACCCAGGCCGAGATCGAGACCACGACGTCCTCGCCGTCGAGCGTCGTCTCGACTTTGAAGTTCCGGACGTACGTCTCCGGAACGGTGACGACCTCGACCGACCGGTTGATCCCGCCGAAGTTGTACCAGTCCGTGGCGTCGTTCGGGATGCCGTCCTCGTAGCGGTAGTTGTCCATGCGGACGACCACGACGTTCTCACCCTCCTGGAGTTCGTCGGTCACGTCGAAGCTGAACGGCGTGTACCCACCCTCGTGGGAGCCGAGTTTCTCGCCGTTGAGCCAGACGTCGGCCTTGTAATTGACCGCGCCGAACCGGAGGAACGCACGGTCGTCGTCGGCCTCGAGGGGGTTCTCGAACGTCCGTGCGAACCAGACCCACCCCTCGTAGTGGCGGAACTCGGGGATCTCCTCGCCGAACGTCGACGGAATCTCGACGGAATAGCCGTCGTAGATGTTGAAGTCCGCTGGGTCGTTCTCGATCGAGGCGTCCGGCTCGTAGATCGGTTCCGCCGAGAAGCCGGTCGGCAGATCGTCCTCGTCGACGACGTCGCCGTAGATGTTCTCGAAGTTCTCGTACTGGTCCGGGATCGCCTGCCAAATCCCGTCGAGAGATGTCGTCTCTCGTGGATAGGTTAGTAACTCCATCACATTCGACTAGTCCACACAAATAATATTAAAAGTTGTGGTGTTTTTGAACGGCGACGTCGTTGTCGAGCTGTGCGCCCACTTTCGAAACTGTCGAGCTGTGCGCCCACTCAAGTCATCACGAGAAAACCACGGGCCCAAGTGAGCGGAATCGAAGACCGTCAGTCGTCAGCGAGGACGGTTTCCTCGTCAGAAATGTCGCGGCTTCTGAACCAGAGGCCAAAGAGGCCAAGAGCGACGACCGCCAGGAAGACGCCAGCGACACGAAGCATCCCCAGGCGGCCGAACGCGTCGATGAGGGGGTTCGGAAGGAACGGCGAGAGCGCGAAGCCACCGTACATGAACATCGTAACGCCACTGAGCGCACGACCGCGGTATTCCGGGTCGACGACCTTTGCGACCCAGTCGTTCGCTGCCGGGAGGATGAGACCAAACCCGACTGCGGAGGTCAGAATACCGAGGTAGACCGGCAACAACGTGTCAAACGTGGCAATGGCGATGAATCCAACCGAGGAGACTCCAAAGGACAACGCCATAATGGTGATGTGGCGGAGGCGTTGCTTGATTTGGCCATAGAGAGAAGACATGGCGAACGCGACGAGGGAGACGCTCGATAGGATGATCCCGACCTGGCCATCGCCCACGTCAAGACCCCCAGTGAGATAGTAGGGGACCTCGATCTGGACGAGGTTGGTCGTCAACATTGCGAGCAAGACGAGAACGTAAATCGAGATGAGCAACCAGGCCGGGTTGTTGCGGACGATATTGATCGCTGCTTCGATGCGGCCGACCTCGTCGTCGCTAGTCGTTTTGGTGACGTCCGGTTCAGTCAGATACCGGATGATGAACGGGACGAACAACAACGCGACCGCGTAGACGAGGAAGATGTACCGCCATCCGATCGAACCGGCGATGTATCCACCGAGCAGTGCCGCGATCACGCCGCCACCTGACGTCGCTGCAGTGAAGTATCCCATCACGGACTCCCGGCGGCCGTCCGAGTAATAGTCCGTGATGAGCGTCGGGACGGTAACGTTGATCGCGGCGATGGCGATCCCGTCGAAAATGCGTGTGGCGAGGATCAGGTAGATCGAATCGAGGAAGAACGCAACACTCGTTCCGGCACCGAAGATGATGACGGCCGCGAGTAAGATCGGTTTTCGGGCGTACCGATCGAGCAGGTACCCGGTCGTGGGAGCGGCGATGAGGACGACCCACGCCGACGTCGTGCTTACGAGCTGTGCGAGCGTCTCCGAGTTTGGAACGTGGGAGAACGTCGCCTGAATCGACGGGATCGTCGGGTTGATCATCGCCCCGGAGAACGCAGGAAGGAACCCAAGGAGAATTAGCGTCAGTATCCGTGGGTATGTGAACGAACTCTTTGATTCTGTTGACATCGTTGGTTACCTCATTGTTGAACTACTTCGGTGGCTATGCGACGAGACACTTGTCACGGTCGATAGCTTCATACACCACAGAGTATTTCGCACATGGTATATAAATATTGTGCACTATTTATCCTGCGGCAGTGTCAACGGTAGCCCGGGACCCAACAGAAACCGAGACAGCAGGTCGCAGACCGCACTGAGGGCAAGCACCCGGCGTCGATAGGGACGACAGGACCAATGGCAAACGTCGAGTCGGGTGTCGTCGAGTTCGCGGGCGTACTCGACCATCTCCGACCGCACTTGGTTCCGGGCCTCGCCTTCGCGGTCGATTTCGTTGGCAATCAACCACAGCGCGGTCGACGTGCGGTTCCAATCGCGTTGGATAAGGCCCCGAAATGTACGAGACGGACGTCGTTACTTCCCAGTTCGGTGACCCACTCGAAGCGCTCCACAACGTCGTTGATATCGAGCGTGCGGCCCTTACCCGCGTGATTCTTCATGGACGCGATCCCACACAGCCAGATAGATTCACCGATCAGGAGGCTGGCACTCTCTTCGACAGCGAGTTCACGGAAACCGATCTCGTCTTCGACTGACTCGGAGAGTAGACTGCTGGAGCGACCAGTTCGACGTGACCTACTGTATCGATTCAATCGAGTGGGGGCGACGCTCTCAGTCAAGGACGCGGCGAAAGGCGACGATCCACCCGCTGACGGGTTCTACGGCTACGAGTGTACAGTTGTCTCGACCAGGCAAAATCCGCCTCTCGCTGTGTCTTTGGCTCGCTGTCCCGTTCATCAACTACGATCGCGGAAAATACAGGACGCACGACCATTCCGGTGTGGAATACGTTCTATGATACCGTCGGAGATAACGAAGAAATACAAACATATAAGTCTATTTAGGAACGTATATATAGTATGGAAATTACGTTAATCGGGACTGGAAGTCCGATTCCGATTCCAGAGCGTGGAGGTACGAGCCTAGTGGTCGACATCGCGGACGACACGGTGTTGGTGGATTGTGGGCCCAGAGCGGTCTATGGACTGATGGACTCCGAGATTGACATGGGGGAGATAGAGACGGTATTTTTTACTCATCACCACATGGATCACAACGCGTCATTCTTCCACTTCGCCTTTACAAGCTGGACCGAGGCAGGTCGCGAATCGCTCACCGTGTATGGCCCGGACGGCACCGACCGACTCGTGGAGGCGCTGTACGATATCTATGCGGAAGATATCGAGTATCGAAAAGATGTCTACCCGACGGACGGTATTTCTGGTATCGAAACCAAGCGAGTGACGGACGGATTCAGTCGTCAGATGGACGGCTGGGAAATCACTGCACTGCCAGTTGACCACTCGATTGAGACGTACGCTTATCGGTTCGAGGAGGACGAGACGGGAGAATCATTTGTCTTCTCCGGGGACACGCAGAAGATTCAATCACTTGCCGACTTTGCCGCCGACGCGGATATACTCGTTCAAGACAGTAACACTGCACCAGTTGACGAGGACCAGGTCCCGAGCGATACCCAGTTCGTGTGGCCACAGTACGCGGCAGGCGACGAGGGACTCGACGAGTCGACGTTGACCGCCAATCATTGCGATGCGACAG
Coding sequences within:
- the rdfA gene encoding rod-determining factor RdfA, with the protein product MTEDKDEERRSGGQPRSKVARVIDSYDLGIGDELERRWLATDERGMSLRELATYVNREILEAAIEQSERSVLDVDVESVYERLTSDDVSEGVRTRSRRRLERNGVDVEAVTSDFVTHQAVHTYLRKYRDVEQPEQTDDQRRESAIERIQKLQDRSAAVTQDTVEGLQRVDIVPDGDVDVVVDIQVIYTDSGEQYNVFDLIEGSPT
- a CDS encoding archaea-specific SMC-related protein, with translation MASKQQAEAEATVSVRNIGGIDETTVELQPGVTVLAGRNATNRTSFLQAIMAGLGSRDVAMKRDAESAAVTLSIGGQTYQRQLRRRADHIEFDGDPYLEDPELADLFAFLLASNEARQAVTTEQNLRDVIMRPVDLEEIKTEISRLESEKSDIDEEREAIEARKQTLPELEAEKARLEDEIEETQEALTAKEAEIDAADADVQTQRTEQQQLEAKLDELREARNTLEDVRYDLDTERESVESLKQDRATIEAELEALPETPDDEIDRLDADISQLREQRRRLDSEINSLQSTVRFNEEMLDGERTDVYKAMTEDGHTTEDLLTDNVVCWTCGSTVPREQIEATLAELRNLREDKLETKRELADELDDLKAEKERLEGQRTQRSEYERQLSAIEDELAQREDRIEALQERRTEMETAVKELQAAVEDRESEQFDEILELHQEANELEYELGRLETDLEDVEDDIEAIESRIDEQSELEAERERIADELIDLRTRVETLEKDAVEAFNDHMETVLGVLEYDNLDRIWIERAQREVKEGRQKAIRTFFELHVVRSTPSGTTYEDTVDHLSESEREVTGLVFALAGYLVHEVYETVPFMLLDSLEAIDSARIADLVEYFGEFADYLVVALLEEDADAVEGDHTRIESI
- a CDS encoding carbohydrate kinase family protein, producing the protein MASIVTVGSAVIDRVYVLSNLPEPDGGAFVTDYEERAGGVAANVACALGALEHETAVLSRVGHDDAAELIVDSLQGYGVDVSAIQRGSADSSYTLVLRGPDGNRMIVAGGDSVPELRLGERDRDRLQAADGVFTSAYAPDRVVSELVELRRAGDIARLVFDLSGPLSELEGRGTAPETIDALAGTADLFITNEVAARSYLERAPEDAARRLNEAGAARVAVTAGSDGAYLAESGTDPIHVPAVGRDVVDTTGAGDQFTAALTHAWVLDGQSPAEAGRTAATAAAQNCTAAGPRGALATPADLRGDR
- a CDS encoding BtpA/SgcQ family protein, with the protein product MTGGIDADRSVFGMIHLQALPGAPGFDGDREAIRDAMLRDARRLEAAGVDGLMIENFGDAPFYAEDVPKHVVASMTSYVSDLRRETDLPIGVNVLRNDAEAALSIAAAAEASLVRINVHTSARLTDQGVVTGNAPETIRLRDRLEADVSILADVDVKHSAPLAERPLPEEVAELVERGHADGVVASGAGTGHETDRDHLEAVVDARDDLDRDVPVFVGSGVRRDTVAETLDVADGVIVGTDLKESGETTAPVDEDRARELVAAARAD
- a CDS encoding universal stress protein encodes the protein MALETILLAVREHDDDRTEQLMDAVLEIAEPLDAEVVVGHVLSDDLEEYPSFPTPGRQPHLLSNDEYTEVLDSDDVDDVLANNETIQQVTDKLADADVAYTTRGAAGDPSEGLLALAEDVEADRVVLSGRRRSPTDKVIFGSVAQAVLLDAPCPVTFVRYE
- a CDS encoding glycoside hydrolase family 2 protein — encoded protein: MELLTYPRETTSLDGIWQAIPDQYENFENIYGDVVDEDDLPTGFSAEPIYEPDASIENDPADFNIYDGYSVEIPSTFGEEIPEFRHYEGWVWFARTFENPLEADDDRAFLRFGAVNYKADVWLNGEKLGSHEGGYTPFSFDVTDELQEGENVVVVRMDNYRYEDGIPNDATDWYNFGGINRSVEVVTVPETYVRNFKVETTLDGEDVVVSISAWVDGADDGTTVDASVPELDQELELTRTASDEAFTGEAVLSREEVSLWSPEDPRLYTVAVTAGADSVSDEVGFREVEVDGSDIFLNGEPIWLRGIALHEESAGKGRALDIEDVEERFEWITELGCNYARLAHYPHTEEMARKADEEGILLWEEVPAYWDIEFGDEAVQDLYRQQLRELIQRDWNRASVALWSIANETDHEDETRNKVLSEMVEYVRGLDDTRLVTAACFADETDDGIEIQDPLEADLDVVGINEYYGWYYGENDDMQHFQEEPDGTPVLISETGGGAKWGKHGDADERWTEEFQADIYRGQTAAVADNDQLSGMAPWILFDFRAPYRQNEYQRGYNRKGVLDQHGRKKQAFHVLRNFYSEQRRQD
- a CDS encoding MFS transporter, producing MSTESKSSFTYPRILTLILLGFLPAFSGAMINPTIPSIQATFSHVPNSETLAQLVSTTSAWVVLIAAPTTGYLLDRYARKPILLAAVIIFGAGTSVAFFLDSIYLILATRIFDGIAIAAINVTVPTLITDYYSDGRRESVMGYFTAATSGGGVIAALLGGYIAGSIGWRYIFLVYAVALLFVPFIIRYLTEPDVTKTTSDDEVGRIEAAINIVRNNPAWLLISIYVLVLLAMLTTNLVQIEVPYYLTGGLDVGDGQVGIILSSVSLVAFAMSSLYGQIKQRLRHITIMALSFGVSSVGFIAIATFDTLLPVYLGILTSAVGFGLILPAANDWVAKVVDPEYRGRALSGVTMFMYGGFALSPFLPNPLIDAFGRLGMLRVAGVFLAVVALGLFGLWFRSRDISDEETVLADD
- a CDS encoding MBL fold metallo-hydrolase; this encodes MEITLIGTGSPIPIPERGGTSLVVDIADDTVLVDCGPRAVYGLMDSEIDMGEIETVFFTHHHMDHNASFFHFAFTSWTEAGRESLTVYGPDGTDRLVEALYDIYAEDIEYRKDVYPTDGISGIETKRVTDGFSRQMDGWEITALPVDHSIETYAYRFEEDETGESFVFSGDTQKIQSLADFAADADILVQDSNTAPVDEDQVPSDTQFVWPQYAAGDEGLDESTLTANHCDATDAGEIAQDAGVQTLVLTHLMPYRDLDAMQRDAESVFDGDVIVAEDGLRLTP